A window from Malacoplasma iowae encodes these proteins:
- the rpoB gene encoding DNA-directed RNA polymerase subunit beta — MSKNPKFENKIISNKVLRRDYSKVENTFEAPNLLDLQRKSFKRFIDIELEQTIKSIFPIKSINGKYILEYGGMKLEEPRKSEAEARNEGKTYDRPLYVNLSIIDTESGEVKKSTKTKLKGVNHDGIFFANIPIMTDKGTFIVNGIEKFVISQIVRSPGPYILNKSQIKLSNSRKRIQEGYVCEVLPSKGTLFFIFIPDNKDVVQVMFRDATGESTCVVSVTTFFKALGLTGKEILRIFNDNELIIKSIQSENYNEDKIFDYDDVKRLIEETKSGITNQRISIDNKLRTLVKNVLEIQDQIGNKKASKELQDKLDLAINRLISEKAAKDLVQSLSISTKSIDSKSRINDSETTSFQTVIFNHFFNNRNYDLSKAGRYKMNRKLRVSERLYGRIVAEDIKDINGKILVKKDEMIQKAEIDKIKDLYHNKKIPSYDAEIASPIKGQEHFAKYEKVNIYVNNDEQNTVVPIIGTLNDFDEAVLTLSDLLSITSYVINLKYDIGFYDDIDHLGNKRLKLIHELLKARSQAGLARIEKFINDKLAIADGANKVQEENEEARKAVTVKSIINTKPFQMTFKEFFNSHQLTQFLDQQNPLAELTNKRRISAMGPGGISREDPNLDIRDVHYSHYGKICPIETPEGMNIGLIMSLASYADADENGFLITPYRVVKNGVITDEIKWLTALREDEYVIACSNLHVKDNKFTEDSVLCRYRSSWDYFDVNKVDYIDIAPKQVVSIAASSIPFLENDDANRALMGANMQRQATPLIRPTAPIVGTGNEYKIAHDSGMAIVYEEDEVGEVKYVDGKKIIIKNKKGEKQYDLLKFNKSNQNTCNNHMPIVNVGDKVKKYETIADGPSMNNGELALGQNALVAFTTWSGYNYEDAIILSKRLFNEDVFTSIHIVEYSIECLKTKNGDEEITRDVPNVSESSKRYLDDEGVIMVGAEVKEGDVLVGKISPKGQVELSPEEKLLQAIFGDKSKNYKETSLKVPHGGEGTVALIKRFKVQDDYELNADVIEQIKVYVVQKRKIQIGDKMAGRHGNKGIISKIVPIEDMPHLEDGTPIDIMLNPLGVPSRMNIGQILELHLGLAMRKISLKKQLEMIFNKEKPEAFTQWFGIDVDLSKILISKFKEVLKEKNITTLEQAENSFTEFDYSIVLSRAGISRDQVNYKVSTPVFEGVKRDDLIEAMNEAGIKPLDPKTTNGKNGKFKLIDGRTGEYFDGDISVGIMYMLKLDHMVDDKIHSRAVGPYSKITQQPLGGKSQNGGQRFGEMEVWALEAYGAAHNLRELLTIKSDDVKGRNNTYNAIIKGKKIPESGLPESFKLLTKQLQGLGLQVNITKDNGALKDINEYISNITEEAIKQDVKDDQSNIGEINPEF; from the coding sequence ATGAGTAAAAATCCAAAATTTGAAAATAAAATTATTTCTAACAAAGTATTAAGAAGAGATTATTCTAAAGTTGAAAACACTTTTGAAGCTCCGAATTTATTAGACTTACAAAGAAAATCTTTTAAAAGATTTATTGATATAGAATTAGAACAAACAATAAAAAGTATTTTTCCAATAAAATCAATTAATGGTAAATATATTCTAGAATATGGTGGAATGAAACTAGAAGAACCTAGAAAATCAGAAGCTGAAGCTAGAAATGAAGGAAAAACATATGATAGACCATTATATGTTAATTTATCAATTATTGATACAGAATCTGGTGAAGTTAAAAAAAGTACAAAAACTAAATTAAAAGGTGTTAACCATGATGGAATATTTTTTGCAAATATTCCAATAATGACAGATAAAGGAACTTTTATAGTTAACGGTATTGAAAAGTTTGTTATCTCACAAATAGTTAGATCTCCTGGACCATATATTTTAAATAAATCACAAATTAAACTTAGCAATTCAAGAAAAAGAATTCAAGAAGGTTATGTTTGTGAAGTTTTGCCTTCTAAGGGTACTTTATTTTTCATTTTTATACCTGACAACAAAGATGTTGTTCAAGTTATGTTTAGAGATGCAACAGGTGAATCAACTTGTGTTGTTTCAGTAACAACATTCTTTAAAGCTCTTGGATTAACAGGAAAAGAAATATTAAGAATATTTAATGATAATGAACTTATTATTAAATCAATTCAAAGTGAAAACTATAATGAAGATAAAATTTTTGACTATGATGATGTTAAGAGATTAATAGAAGAAACTAAATCAGGTATTACTAATCAACGTATAAGTATTGATAATAAACTTAGAACTTTAGTTAAAAATGTTTTAGAAATCCAAGATCAAATTGGAAATAAAAAAGCATCTAAAGAATTACAAGATAAATTAGATTTAGCAATAAATAGATTAATTTCTGAAAAAGCTGCTAAGGACTTAGTTCAAAGTTTATCAATTTCTACAAAAAGTATAGATTCAAAATCAAGAATTAATGACAGTGAAACTACTTCTTTCCAAACTGTTATATTTAACCATTTCTTTAACAATAGAAATTATGATCTATCAAAAGCTGGTAGATATAAAATGAACAGAAAACTTAGAGTTTCTGAAAGATTATATGGAAGAATTGTTGCTGAAGATATAAAAGATATAAATGGAAAAATTCTTGTTAAAAAAGATGAAATGATTCAAAAAGCTGAAATTGATAAGATCAAAGATTTATATCACAATAAAAAAATTCCAAGTTATGATGCTGAAATTGCAAGTCCAATTAAAGGACAAGAACATTTTGCAAAATATGAAAAAGTTAATATTTATGTTAACAATGATGAACAAAATACAGTTGTTCCAATTATTGGTACATTAAATGACTTTGATGAAGCAGTTTTAACTTTATCTGATTTATTGTCTATTACTTCATATGTTATAAACTTAAAATATGACATAGGTTTTTATGATGATATTGATCACTTAGGAAACAAACGTTTAAAACTTATTCATGAATTATTGAAAGCAAGAAGCCAAGCTGGTTTAGCAAGAATTGAAAAATTTATTAATGATAAATTAGCAATTGCTGATGGTGCTAATAAAGTTCAAGAAGAAAATGAAGAGGCAAGAAAAGCTGTTACAGTTAAATCAATAATCAATACAAAACCTTTTCAAATGACTTTTAAAGAATTCTTTAATTCTCACCAGTTAACACAATTTTTAGACCAACAAAATCCTCTTGCTGAATTAACAAATAAAAGAAGAATTTCTGCAATGGGTCCTGGTGGTATTTCAAGAGAAGACCCTAACCTTGATATCCGTGATGTTCATTATTCTCACTATGGAAAAATTTGTCCAATTGAAACTCCTGAAGGTATGAACATTGGTTTAATTATGTCACTTGCATCATATGCTGATGCTGACGAAAATGGTTTCCTTATAACTCCTTACCGTGTAGTTAAAAATGGTGTTATTACAGATGAAATTAAATGATTAACAGCTCTTAGAGAAGATGAATATGTAATTGCTTGTTCAAATTTACATGTTAAAGACAATAAGTTTACAGAGGATTCTGTTTTATGTAGATATAGATCATCTTGAGATTATTTTGATGTTAATAAAGTTGACTATATTGATATCGCACCAAAACAAGTTGTTTCAATTGCTGCATCATCAATTCCTTTCTTAGAAAATGACGATGCAAACCGTGCGTTAATGGGAGCTAACATGCAACGTCAAGCAACACCATTAATTAGACCTACAGCTCCAATTGTTGGTACAGGTAATGAATATAAAATTGCTCATGATTCAGGTATGGCAATTGTTTATGAAGAAGATGAAGTTGGTGAGGTTAAATATGTTGATGGTAAAAAAATTATCATCAAAAATAAAAAAGGTGAAAAACAATATGATTTATTGAAATTTAATAAATCAAACCAAAATACATGTAATAACCATATGCCAATTGTAAATGTTGGTGACAAAGTTAAAAAATATGAAACTATAGCTGATGGGCCTTCAATGAATAATGGTGAATTAGCTTTAGGACAAAATGCTTTAGTTGCATTCACAACATGAAGTGGATACAACTATGAGGATGCTATTATTCTTTCTAAAAGATTGTTTAATGAAGATGTATTTACATCAATTCATATAGTGGAATATTCTATTGAATGTTTAAAAACTAAAAATGGTGATGAAGAAATTACAAGAGATGTACCAAATGTTTCAGAAAGTTCAAAAAGATACCTTGATGATGAAGGTGTAATTATGGTTGGTGCTGAAGTTAAAGAAGGAGATGTTCTTGTTGGAAAAATTTCTCCAAAAGGACAAGTTGAACTATCTCCAGAAGAAAAATTACTTCAAGCTATTTTTGGTGATAAATCTAAAAACTATAAAGAAACTTCATTAAAAGTTCCACATGGTGGAGAAGGTACTGTAGCTTTAATTAAAAGATTTAAAGTACAAGATGATTATGAATTAAATGCTGATGTTATTGAACAAATTAAAGTTTATGTAGTTCAAAAAAGAAAAATCCAAATTGGTGATAAAATGGCTGGTCGTCATGGTAACAAAGGTATTATTTCTAAGATTGTACCAATTGAAGACATGCCGCATTTAGAAGATGGTACACCAATTGATATCATGTTAAACCCACTAGGGGTTCCATCAAGAATGAACATTGGTCAAATTCTTGAACTTCACCTAGGTTTAGCGATGAGAAAAATTAGTCTAAAAAAACAACTAGAAATGATTTTCAACAAAGAAAAACCAGAGGCATTTACACAATGATTTGGAATAGATGTTGATTTATCAAAAATATTAATTTCTAAATTCAAAGAAGTATTGAAAGAAAAAAATATAACTACTTTAGAACAAGCTGAAAATTCATTTACAGAATTTGATTACTCAATTGTTCTTTCACGTGCAGGTATTAGTAGAGACCAAGTTAATTACAAAGTTTCAACACCAGTATTTGAAGGTGTAAAAAGAGATGATTTAATAGAAGCTATGAATGAAGCTGGTATTAAACCACTTGATCCAAAAACTACTAATGGTAAAAATGGTAAGTTCAAATTAATCGATGGAAGAACTGGTGAATATTTTGATGGTGACATCTCAGTTGGTATCATGTACATGCTAAAACTTGATCACATGGTTGATGACAAAATTCACAGTAGAGCTGTTGGTCCATATAGTAAGATTACTCAACAACCTCTTGGTGGTAAATCTCAAAATGGTGGTCAAAGATTTGGTGAAATGGAAGTGTGAGCTCTTGAAGCATATGGTGCAGCTCATAACTTAAGAGAATTATTAACTATTAAATCTGATGATGTTAAAGGTAGAAATAATACTTATAACGCAATCATAAAAGGTAAAAAGATTCCAGAATCTGGATTACCAGAATCATTTAAATTGTTAACTAAACAACTACAAGGTTTAGGACTACAAGTTAATATCACTAAAGACAATGGTGCTTTAAAAGATATTAATGAATATATTTCAAACATTACAGAAGAAGCAATTAAACAAGATGTTAAAGACGACCAAAGTAACATTGGTGAAATTAACCCTGAATTTTAA
- the rpoC gene encoding DNA-directed RNA polymerase subunit beta' encodes MSKSSRITSIQIGLASPEKIRQWSKGEVTKSETINYKSLKPEKGGLFDESIFGPMKDYECSCGKYKKIKFRGKVCEKCGVEITESIVRRERVGHIELAAPIAHIWMTKELPCPSKISLVLDISYKEVEQVVYFVNYIVLDEGDSKFAKNFKFKEVIDLSSQKASKETRSKLRKTLREIYQTIDPESSVENKIKHNMGKTFYDTLGESNMPFSIEEVFNYISRYTGMKFGIGAEAILELLQKTDLDSEYDSINKRLKSQEITNDAKTKKLVRRLEAIKWLKDSNNKPEWMILKNIVVTPPDTRPIIQLEGDKFTTSDINSFYRKIIIRNERLKRVIQNRAPSIILNNEKRLLQESVDALFDNSSRKKPLLGKDKRPLKSLSEHLKGKQGLFRQNLLGKRVDYSGRSVIVIGPELKMYQVGIPAIMILKLFKPFIIHELIKKTDDKGQPKDPIVSNIKSAEKLILNQANEIWPIVEKVIKQRPVLLNRAPTLHRLGIQAFEPIMIEGKAIRLHPLVTTAFNADFDGDQMAVHVPLSPEAVAEARSIILASWHILGPKDGKPIITPTQDMVLGNYYLTMEKKKMVGEGILFSSIDEVKSIYALKKVHCHSIVGIPTSVFPKKKFPHDGILITTVGKIILNELLPEDMVYLNNPKNLETVDPADVVKFGEDFRKVIKDKTPYAPFSKKTLSEIVNKLHQNYDLQIVPKTMDKIKDLGFEYSTKSATTISAFDVPTYTDKQKYFDVADKKVEEYKKQYQKGLLTEGERYKRVVDTWQKVTENVSNDIADLIKKPEYKENSIVIMADSGARGNNSNFTQLSGMRGLMSKSYNYDQKQKSKIIKDTIEVPIKNSFIEGLTISEYFNSSYGARKGMTDTAMKTSKSGYMTRKLVDATQDVIVNEEDCGTKRGIILEAIIDTKTGADIEKLEDRLINRFPLHDVTKPNGKTVIAKAGELITKEKAKEIVDAGITQVEVRSVLHCKAEYGICQKCFGTDLTTNKLVEKYTAIGVIAAQSIGEPGTQLTMRTFHTGGVSGGSNIAQGFERLKQLFDIILPKEWEKAIISEIKGKVTVNDDDKGRYVIVKNKKESITYDIDIDSQIKVKTGDEVVPGSKLTEGSINIKDLLKVAGIEVVRNYIVKEVQKVYRIQGIEIADKYVEVIIRQLTNKVQIQDAGDSKFFVGQIVDINIFRKENQKLVLNDKKSPATAVNLIFGLDEAPSKTGSFLAAASFQDTKKILTDASVKSEIDNLNGLKENVIFGNLIPCGTGKKDSNEIIKLGDEMYKYEY; translated from the coding sequence ATGTCTAAAAGTTCTAGAATTACAAGTATTCAAATTGGTTTAGCATCACCTGAAAAAATTAGACAATGATCTAAAGGTGAAGTTACTAAATCTGAAACTATTAACTATAAATCTTTAAAGCCAGAAAAAGGTGGTTTATTTGATGAATCAATTTTTGGTCCAATGAAAGATTATGAATGTTCTTGTGGTAAATATAAGAAAATAAAATTCAGAGGAAAAGTCTGTGAAAAATGTGGTGTTGAAATAACTGAATCAATTGTTAGACGTGAACGTGTTGGTCATATTGAACTTGCAGCTCCTATTGCTCATATATGAATGACAAAAGAACTTCCATGTCCATCTAAAATTTCTTTAGTTTTAGATATTTCTTATAAAGAAGTTGAACAAGTAGTTTATTTTGTTAACTACATTGTTTTAGATGAAGGTGATTCAAAATTTGCTAAAAACTTTAAGTTTAAAGAAGTTATTGATTTATCAAGTCAAAAAGCTTCTAAAGAAACAAGAAGTAAATTAAGAAAAACATTAAGAGAAATATATCAAACAATTGACCCAGAAAGTTCAGTAGAAAATAAAATTAAACACAATATGGGTAAAACTTTCTATGATACTCTTGGTGAATCTAATATGCCATTCTCAATTGAGGAAGTATTCAACTATATTTCAAGATACACAGGTATGAAATTTGGTATTGGAGCTGAAGCAATTTTAGAATTACTTCAAAAAACTGATTTAGATTCTGAATATGATTCAATTAACAAAAGACTTAAATCTCAAGAAATAACTAATGATGCTAAAACAAAAAAATTAGTTAGAAGACTTGAAGCTATAAAATGATTAAAAGATTCAAATAATAAACCTGAATGAATGATTCTTAAAAACATCGTTGTTACTCCACCTGATACAAGACCAATTATTCAATTAGAAGGTGATAAGTTTACTACAAGTGATATCAACAGTTTTTATAGAAAAATTATTATTAGAAATGAACGTTTAAAAAGAGTTATTCAAAATAGAGCTCCTTCAATTATCTTAAATAATGAAAAGAGATTATTACAAGAATCAGTTGACGCTTTATTTGATAACTCATCAAGAAAAAAACCTCTACTTGGTAAAGATAAAAGACCACTTAAATCATTATCTGAACACTTGAAAGGAAAACAAGGTTTATTCAGACAAAACTTATTAGGTAAACGGGTAGACTATTCTGGTCGTTCTGTTATTGTTATAGGACCTGAATTAAAAATGTATCAAGTTGGTATTCCAGCTATTATGATTTTAAAATTATTCAAACCTTTTATTATTCATGAACTTATTAAGAAAACAGATGATAAAGGTCAACCAAAAGACCCTATAGTATCTAACATTAAATCAGCTGAAAAATTAATTTTAAATCAAGCAAATGAAATTTGACCAATAGTTGAAAAAGTAATTAAACAAAGACCAGTTTTATTAAACCGTGCACCAACACTTCACCGTTTAGGTATTCAAGCATTTGAACCTATTATGATCGAAGGTAAAGCTATTAGATTACATCCGCTAGTTACCACAGCATTTAATGCTGACTTTGACGGTGACCAAATGGCTGTTCATGTTCCTTTATCACCTGAAGCTGTTGCTGAAGCTAGATCAATTATATTAGCTTCTTGACATATTCTAGGTCCAAAAGATGGAAAACCAATTATTACTCCAACACAAGATATGGTTTTAGGCAACTATTATCTAACTATGGAAAAAAAGAAAATGGTTGGTGAGGGAATATTGTTTAGTAGTATTGATGAAGTTAAATCAATTTATGCTTTGAAAAAAGTTCATTGTCACTCAATTGTTGGTATTCCAACTAGTGTATTCCCTAAAAAGAAATTCCCGCACGATGGTATTTTAATAACAACTGTTGGAAAAATAATTTTAAACGAACTTCTTCCAGAAGATATGGTTTATTTAAATAATCCAAAAAATTTAGAAACAGTTGATCCAGCAGACGTAGTTAAGTTTGGGGAAGACTTTAGAAAAGTAATAAAAGACAAAACACCTTATGCTCCATTTAGCAAAAAAACTTTATCTGAAATTGTAAATAAACTTCACCAAAACTATGATTTACAAATAGTACCTAAGACAATGGATAAAATTAAAGACTTAGGTTTTGAATATTCAACAAAATCTGCAACAACAATTTCAGCTTTTGATGTTCCAACTTATACAGATAAGCAAAAATATTTTGATGTAGCTGATAAAAAAGTTGAAGAATATAAAAAACAATATCAAAAAGGTTTATTGACTGAAGGTGAAAGATATAAACGTGTTGTTGATACATGACAAAAAGTAACTGAAAATGTTTCAAACGATATTGCTGATTTAATTAAAAAACCTGAATATAAAGAAAACTCAATTGTAATTATGGCAGACTCTGGTGCAAGAGGTAACAACTCTAACTTTACACAGTTATCAGGTATGCGTGGATTGATGAGTAAGTCATATAACTATGACCAAAAACAAAAATCTAAAATTATAAAAGATACAATTGAAGTTCCAATTAAAAATTCATTTATTGAAGGTTTAACAATTAGTGAATACTTCAACAGTTCATATGGTGCTAGAAAAGGTATGACAGATACTGCCATGAAAACTTCAAAATCAGGTTACATGACTAGAAAATTAGTTGATGCGACTCAAGATGTTATTGTTAATGAAGAGGATTGTGGAACAAAACGTGGTATCATTCTTGAGGCAATTATTGATACTAAAACAGGTGCTGATATTGAAAAATTAGAAGATAGATTAATTAATAGATTCCCATTACATGATGTAACAAAACCAAATGGTAAAACAGTTATAGCTAAAGCTGGTGAATTAATCACTAAAGAAAAAGCTAAAGAAATTGTTGATGCAGGTATAACTCAAGTAGAAGTTAGAAGTGTTCTTCACTGTAAAGCAGAATATGGTATTTGTCAAAAATGTTTTGGTACTGACCTTACAACAAATAAATTAGTTGAAAAGTACACAGCAATTGGTGTAATTGCAGCTCAATCTATTGGTGAACCTGGTACACAATTAACAATGCGTACGTTCCATACTGGTGGGGTTTCAGGTGGAAGTAACATTGCCCAAGGTTTTGAAAGATTAAAACAATTATTTGATATCATTCTGCCAAAAGAATGAGAAAAAGCAATCATTTCTGAAATTAAAGGTAAAGTAACAGTTAATGATGATGACAAAGGTAGATATGTAATTGTTAAAAACAAAAAAGAATCAATCACATATGATATTGATATTGATAGCCAAATCAAAGTTAAAACAGGGGATGAAGTTGTTCCAGGTTCTAAACTAACTGAAGGTTCAATCAACATTAAAGATCTACTTAAAGTTGCTGGTATAGAAGTTGTAAGAAACTATATAGTTAAAGAAGTTCAAAAAGTTTATCGTATTCAAGGTATTGAAATTGCAGATAAATATGTAGAAGTTATTATCAGACAATTAACTAACAAAGTTCAAATTCAAGATGCTGGTGATTCTAAATTCTTCGTTGGTCAAATTGTTGATATCAATATCTTTAGAAAAGAAAACCAAAAACTTGTTTTAAATGATAAAAAAAGTCCAGCAACAGCTGTAAACTTAATCTTTGGATTAGATGAAGCACCAAGCAAAACTGGTTCATTCCTTGCAGCAGCTTCATTCCAAGATACAAAGAAAATTCTTACTGATGCTTCAGTTAAGAGTGAAATTGATAACCTTAATGGTTTAAAAGAAAATGTTATCTTTGGTAACCTTATTCCTTGTGGTACAGGTAAAAAAGATTCTAATGAAATCATCAAACTTGGTGATGAAATGTACAAATATGAATATTAA
- a CDS encoding YebC/PmpR family DNA-binding transcriptional regulator: protein MPRKHLIASGINKKQQSQAKVWNKLAKEIKAAAKVGGPNPDANPRLKAAIDKALQNNLSRESIQKNINGAEKDKDSLTDYLYEIYGPKGLAIIVQGLTDNQNRLLSSLKGYLSKLKAEIGKPNSVKNNFNYCGQIIIDKNMLTEDSLMEQTLDLPINELIENDDCFEILTNAKDFYNVRDEISKRNINIIESEIKYIPNDYVNLDNENFEKLEKFLSSCEEDDDIQWVVTNFGEVE, encoded by the coding sequence ATGCCAAGAAAACATTTAATTGCTTCTGGAATTAACAAAAAACAACAATCCCAAGCTAAAGTGTGAAACAAATTAGCAAAAGAAATTAAAGCAGCTGCTAAAGTTGGTGGTCCAAATCCTGATGCAAATCCAAGATTGAAAGCTGCAATAGACAAAGCATTACAAAACAATTTGTCTAGAGAATCAATTCAAAAGAACATTAATGGTGCTGAAAAAGATAAGGATTCATTAACAGATTATTTATATGAAATTTATGGTCCTAAAGGTTTGGCAATAATTGTTCAAGGATTAACTGATAATCAAAATCGTTTGTTAAGTTCTTTAAAAGGGTATCTTTCAAAATTAAAAGCAGAAATTGGTAAACCAAATAGTGTTAAAAATAATTTCAATTATTGTGGACAAATAATAATTGATAAAAACATGCTTACTGAAGACTCATTAATGGAACAAACATTAGACTTACCAATCAATGAATTAATTGAAAATGATGATTGTTTTGAAATACTAACAAATGCAAAAGATTTTTATAATGTTAGGGATGAAATATCTAAAAGAAACATAAATATTATAGAATCTGAAATTAAATATATTCCTAATGACTATGTTAATTTAGACAATGAAAATTTTGAAAAATTAGAAAAGTTTTTATCTTCATGTGAAGAAGATGATGATATACAATGGGTTGTAACCAATTTTGGAGAAGTTGAATAA
- the proS gene encoding proline--tRNA ligase produces MSKIISSKKDFSKWYTSILTEADLVDYGLVKGTIVFKPYAWKIWTNIQKELDKELKKLGVENCCFPLMIPYSEFKKEAKHVEGFAPELFRITKIGDKELSDDLVVRPTSEISFCKYFSLNSKSYNDLPIKLNQWCNVFRVEKNTRPFLRTSEFFWQETHAIFETKKEAQQFAIDFIHVYEKFLKEALCIPVIVGEKTEYERFAGASNTYTIEALMKDGQALQSGTSHFLDQNFSKNFDIKYQTKDNSFDYVYQTSHGVSTRLIGALIMTHSDDNGLVLPSKIAPYQVVVITDDVNYFNSQIKPTLDSIQDLDYKVDTSNKSLGIRIAKYEVMGVPLQFIIGRKEIEDKSVTIYNRVTKEKKNIKLEQLDKEFITSSLSDLDKTLYNNALNFLNNSIVEVDNIEEFKKAINDKKMVLAYWSGSQEDEKKLKELTQATTRCICWSKKSLENKKCFFTNKPDAKLVYFARSY; encoded by the coding sequence ATGTCAAAAATTATTAGCAGTAAAAAAGATTTTTCTAAATGATATACATCAATATTAACAGAAGCTGACCTTGTGGATTATGGTTTGGTTAAAGGTACTATTGTATTTAAGCCATATGCTTGAAAAATATGAACTAATATTCAAAAAGAACTTGATAAAGAATTAAAAAAATTAGGTGTTGAAAATTGTTGTTTTCCTTTAATGATTCCATATAGTGAATTTAAAAAAGAAGCTAAACATGTTGAAGGTTTTGCACCAGAACTTTTCAGAATAACAAAAATTGGTGATAAAGAGCTATCAGATGATCTAGTGGTTAGACCAACTAGTGAAATTTCTTTTTGTAAATATTTTTCTTTAAACAGTAAAAGCTACAATGATTTACCAATAAAATTAAATCAATGATGTAATGTTTTCAGAGTTGAAAAAAACACAAGACCATTTTTAAGAACATCAGAATTTTTTTGACAAGAAACACATGCAATATTTGAAACAAAAAAAGAAGCACAACAATTTGCGATAGACTTTATTCACGTTTATGAAAAATTTTTAAAAGAAGCTTTATGCATTCCAGTAATAGTTGGTGAAAAAACAGAATATGAAAGATTTGCTGGAGCAAGTAATACTTATACAATAGAAGCTTTAATGAAAGATGGTCAAGCACTTCAATCTGGTACTTCACATTTCTTAGATCAAAATTTTTCAAAAAATTTTGATATTAAATATCAAACTAAAGATAATAGTTTTGACTATGTTTATCAAACATCACATGGAGTATCAACACGTTTGATTGGTGCTTTAATAATGACACATTCAGATGATAATGGTTTAGTATTGCCATCAAAAATTGCTCCATACCAAGTTGTAGTTATTACTGATGATGTAAACTATTTTAATAGTCAAATAAAACCAACATTAGATTCAATACAAGATCTTGATTATAAAGTTGACACATCAAATAAATCGTTAGGTATTAGAATTGCCAAGTATGAAGTGATGGGAGTTCCTTTGCAATTTATTATTGGTAGAAAAGAAATTGAAGACAAATCAGTTACTATATATAACAGAGTTACAAAAGAAAAGAAAAATATTAAATTAGAACAATTGGATAAAGAATTTATTACTTCATCCCTATCAGATTTAGATAAAACACTTTATAATAATGCTTTAAATTTTTTAAACAATTCTATTGTAGAAGTTGATAATATTGAAGAATTTAAAAAAGCTATTAATGATAAAAAAATGGTATTAGCATATTGAAGTGGTTCTCAAGAAGATGAAAAAAAATTAAAAGAATTAACTCAAGCAACAACAAGATGTATATGTTGATCTAAAAAATCATTAGAAAATAAAAAGTGCTTTTTCACAAACAAACCCGATGCTAAATTAGTATATTTTGCAAGATCATATTAA
- a CDS encoding IS30 family transposase, whose translation MKTYKHLTKEERCLIYFLWNKEKYSMNKIAKILNKNKSTISRELKRNTSSTGIYYSSTAHKKYIRRKSNCHMFFMLKYKNFTDLFIQKFNPKSHGVEATIFWIKENYPLVKVPSARQVFRWINSKIWKIQRRDCLRRKYVKGKRRKIGIFSKIDGKYCIPYSLRPEKINNRKEFGHWEADLIVSKRQSGYYHLLTLVERKTRLAIIRKIKGKNARSMMAKMYTIIRDEKLPIKSITVDNGLEFQMMGITAKQFNFKVYYCQPYSSFQRGSNENINGIVRRWYKKGTDFSLVSEDKIKTLEWKVNNIPRKMFGYKTAYQMYQENI comes from the coding sequence ATGAAAACTTATAAACATTTAACAAAAGAAGAAAGATGCTTAATTTATTTTCTTTGAAATAAAGAAAAATATTCTATGAATAAGATTGCAAAAATCTTAAATAAAAACAAATCAACAATATCAAGAGAATTAAAAAGAAACACATCTTCAACAGGGATTTATTATTCATCAACTGCTCACAAAAAATACATTAGAAGAAAATCAAATTGTCATATGTTTTTTATGTTGAAGTACAAAAACTTCACAGATCTTTTTATTCAAAAATTTAATCCTAAATCTCATGGTGTAGAAGCTACAATTTTTTGAATAAAAGAAAACTATCCGTTAGTTAAAGTTCCAAGTGCTAGGCAAGTATTTAGATGAATCAATAGCAAGATTTGAAAGATACAAAGAAGAGATTGTTTAAGAAGAAAATATGTTAAAGGAAAAAGAAGAAAAATAGGTATATTTTCTAAAATTGATGGAAAATACTGCATTCCTTATAGTCTAAGACCAGAAAAGATAAACAATAGAAAAGAATTTGGACATTGAGAAGCTGATCTAATAGTTAGTAAAAGGCAAAGTGGTTATTACCACTTATTGACATTAGTGGAAAGAAAAACAAGGTTGGCAATTATTAGAAAAATAAAAGGGAAGAACGCTAGATCAATGATGGCTAAAATGTATACCATTATTCGAGATGAAAAACTCCCAATAAAAAGCATCACTGTTGATAATGGGTTAGAGTTTCAAATGATGGGAATAACTGCAAAACAATTCAACTTTAAAGTTTATTATTGCCAACCTTATTCTTCATTCCAAAGAGGGTCCAACGAGAACATAAATGGGATAGTTAGAAGATGATATAAAAAAGGAACTGACTTCAGTTTAGTAAGTGAAGATAAAATAAAAACTCTTGAATGAAAAGTAAACAACATCCCAAGAAAAATGTTTGGTTATAAAACAGCTTACCAAATGTATCAAGAAAATATTTAA